From one Streptococcus pneumoniae genomic stretch:
- a CDS encoding IS3 family transposase (programmed frameshift) has protein sequence MSRKTRRYFTDEFKQQIVDLHKAGMKRNELIKEYELTPSTLDKWVKQARTTGSFKTVDNLTDEQRELIELRKRNKELEMQVDILKQAAVIMAPKRKIITANKKNYSISAMCRCLNIPRSSYYYKAMESISEAGLEEKIKRIFLESKSRYGARKIKKCLEVQGINLSRRRISRIMKRLNLVSVYQKAAFKPHAKGKNEASIPNLLARQFHQEKPLEALVTDLTYVRVGKRWAYICLVIDLFNREIIGLSAGWNKTAELVKEAIQSIPYALTKVKLFHSDRGKEFDNQLIDEILEAFGITRSLSQAGCPYDNAVAESTYHSFKLEFINQETFHSLEELALKTKDYVHWWNHHRIHGSLNYQTPMTKRVID, from the exons ATGTCTAGAAAAACACGTCGCTACTTCACAGATGAATTCAAACAACAAATCGTTGATCTTCACAAGGCAGGTATGAAACGAAACGAGCTTATCAAAGAGTATGAGCTAACTCCCTCAACCTTAGATAAATGGGTTAAACAGGCAAGAACAACCGGTTCCTTCAAAACTGTTGATAACCTAACTGATGAGCAGCGTGAGCTGATTGAACTCAGAAAACGAAATAAAGAGCTTGAAATGCAGGTCGATATCTTAAAGCAAGCGGCAGTGATTATGGCAC CGAAAAGGAAAATAATCACTGCGAACAAGAAGAATTACAGCATTTCAGCCATGTGTCGGTGCTTGAACATTCCGCGTTCTAGCTATTACTACAAAGCTATGGAGTCTATATCCGAGGCTGGTCTCGAAGAAAAAATCAAACGCATTTTTCTCGAAAGCAAGTCCAGATACGGTGCTAGGAAAATCAAGAAATGTCTAGAAGTACAAGGTATCAACTTGTCTCGTCGTCGGATTTCTCGCATCATGAAGAGACTGAATTTGGTTTCTGTTTACCAGAAGGCTGCCTTCAAACCACATGCTAAAGGGAAAAATGAGGCATCCATTCCAAACCTCCTAGCCAGACAGTTTCACCAAGAGAAGCCCTTGGAAGCTCTTGTGACGGACTTAACTTATGTCCGTGTTGGTAAGCGTTGGGCTTATATCTGCTTGGTCATTGACCTCTTTAATCGCGAAATCATCGGACTGTCAGCTGGTTGGAACAAGACTGCAGAGCTGGTCAAAGAGGCTATTCAAAGTATCCCTTATGCGCTGACTAAGGTCAAGCTCTTCCATTCTGATCGAGGGAAGGAGTTTGATAATCAGCTGATTGATGAGATATTAGAAGCCTTTGGTATCACACGTTCACTCAGTCAAGCCGGTTGTCCCTATGACAATGCCGTAGCCGAGAGTACCTATCATTCTTTCAAACTTGAGTTTATTAACCAAGAAACCTTCCATTCCTTGGAAGAATTAGCTCTAAAAACCAAAGACTACGTTCACTGGTGGAACCACCACCGCATTCATGGCAGTCTCAACTACCAAACGCCTATGACTAAGCGAGTCATCGATTAA
- the csn2 gene encoding type II-A CRISPR-associated protein Csn2, with protein MVKLNLPIFDNALSIDSPTILIVEDTGLYASIVRYFYQYPENANLKIFDRKNKELSGNELMLVTDILGYDINSPALIKLIHAGIENQLNDKPEVKSMIEKLASTITDLITFECLENELDLEYDEITILELIKALGVQIETRSDTIFEKCFEILQVYNHLQKKRLLVFFNVGSYLTKEELTRLIEYIVLSDQTVLFLEPRKLYDFPQYILDQDYFLTAENMV; from the coding sequence GTGGTGAAGCTTAATCTACCTATTTTTGATAATGCTCTTTCTATTGATAGTCCAACTATTCTAATCGTAGAAGATACAGGTCTTTATGCCTCAATTGTTAGATATTTTTATCAGTATCCTGAAAATGCCAATTTGAAGATTTTCGATAGGAAAAACAAGGAATTGTCAGGAAATGAACTGATGCTTGTGACAGATATTTTAGGTTATGATATCAATTCCCCAGCTTTAATAAAGTTAATCCACGCTGGGATAGAAAATCAATTGAATGATAAACCTGAGGTGAAATCCATGATTGAGAAGTTGGCATCTACCATTACAGACTTGATTACATTTGAATGTTTGGAAAATGAATTAGACCTGGAGTATGATGAAATCACAATCTTAGAATTGATTAAGGCATTAGGAGTTCAGATTGAAACAAGAAGCGACACAATTTTTGAAAAGTGTTTTGAAATTTTACAAGTGTATAATCATCTCCAGAAAAAACGTCTACTTGTCTTTTTTAATGTTGGATCTTACTTAACAAAAGAAGAATTGACGCGACTAATAGAATATATTGTCTTATCAGATCAAACTGTATTATTTTTAGAACCTAGGAAATTATACGATTTTCCGCAATATATTCTTGACCAAGATTATTTTTTAACTGCTGAAAATATGGTATAA
- the recX gene encoding recombination regulator RecX: MKITKIEKKKRLYLLELDEEEKLYITEDTIVRFLLSKGKEITEEELKDIQSFAQFSYGKNLALYYLSFKPRTAKEVKDYLYKHEITSTIIPHVLENLMEQNWLNDEQYTRSYAESNLRNGDKGAHVLKQKLKQKGIDGTLLDKILAEFDFSCVAEKAAEKLLRKYRTKLPPKALQDKILQSLMNRGFSYSEATLAYNTLEVEKDEEQTMDLLYRELDKQHRKYATKYEGYELKQRLTQALARKGYDFSNIASALREYL; encoded by the coding sequence ATGAAAATCACAAAAATTGAAAAGAAAAAACGTCTGTACCTGCTGGAGCTGGATGAGGAGGAAAAACTCTATATCACTGAAGATACGATTGTTCGTTTTTTACTCTCAAAAGGCAAGGAAATTACAGAAGAAGAACTAAAAGATATCCAAAGCTTTGCCCAATTTTCTTATGGAAAAAATCTCGCCCTCTATTATCTATCCTTCAAACCGCGCACAGCCAAGGAAGTTAAAGATTATCTCTACAAACATGAAATCACAAGTACCATCATTCCTCACGTTTTGGAAAATCTGATGGAGCAAAACTGGCTGAATGATGAACAATATACCCGATCTTATGCCGAAAGCAATCTCCGAAATGGAGACAAAGGAGCTCACGTCCTCAAACAAAAATTAAAACAAAAAGGCATTGATGGGACTCTCCTTGATAAGATCCTCGCTGAGTTTGATTTTTCTTGCGTCGCTGAAAAAGCTGCTGAAAAGTTGCTCAGAAAATACCGAACAAAACTGCCACCCAAAGCATTACAAGATAAGATTTTACAATCCTTAATGAACAGAGGTTTCTCCTACTCCGAAGCAACATTAGCCTATAACACTTTAGAAGTTGAAAAAGACGAAGAGCAAACCATGGACCTGCTCTATCGAGAACTAGATAAACAACATCGAAAATATGCTACAAAATACGAAGGGTACGAACTCAAGCAGCGTCTCACCCAAGCGCTGGCTCGCAAAGGCTATGATTTTTCGAATATTGCCAGTGCTCTTCGAGAATATCTTTAA
- a CDS encoding DUF402 domain-containing protein, with amino-acid sequence MKLPKEGDFITIQSYKHDGNLHRTWRDTMVLKTTENALIGINDHTLVTENDGRRWVTREPAIVYFHKKYWFNIIAMIRDNGISYYCNLASPYYMDSEALKYIDYDLDVKVFTDGEKRLLDVEEYERHKRQMHYSEEIDYILKENVKILVDWINNERGPFSQAYANIWYKRYVELKNR; translated from the coding sequence ATGAAACTACCAAAAGAGGGCGACTTTATTACAATTCAAAGTTATAAACATGATGGGAATCTGCACCGTACTTGGCGCGATACCATGGTACTCAAAACAACTGAAAATGCACTAATCGGAATCAACGACCACACCTTGGTCACAGAAAACGATGGCAGACGCTGGGTGACTCGAGAGCCTGCAATTGTGTATTTTCATAAAAAATATTGGTTTAATATTATCGCGATGATTCGAGATAATGGGATTTCCTACTACTGCAACCTAGCCAGTCCCTATTATATGGATAGTGAAGCTTTGAAATATATTGATTATGATTTAGATGTCAAAGTCTTTACAGATGGGGAAAAGCGCCTACTTGATGTAGAGGAATACGAACGGCACAAACGCCAAATGCACTATTCAGAAGAGATTGATTACATTCTCAAAGAAAATGTCAAAATCTTGGTTGACTGGATTAACAATGAACGCGGGCCCTTCTCTCAAGCCTATGCCAATATTTGGTACAAACGTTATGTAGAACTGAAGAATCGGTAA
- the cas1 gene encoding type II CRISPR-associated endonuclease Cas1, translating to MGWRTVVVNTHSKLSYKNNHLIFKDASRTELIHLSEIDILLLETTDILLSTMLMKRLVDENILVIFCDDKRLPKSMLMPYYARHDSSLQLAKQVAWLEEVKASVWTEIISQKILNQSYVLGEYGFYEKSESLMRLHRELEVFDPTNREGHAARIYFNRLFGNGFSRDEDNDINAALDYGYTLLLSLFAREVVVTGCMTQFGLKHANQFNQFNFASDIMEPFRPIIDRIVYENRTSSFVKIKRELFAIFSETYAYMGKEMYLSNIVSDYTKKVVKALNNKGKGVPEFRI from the coding sequence ATGGGATGGCGAACGGTAGTAGTCAATACACACTCGAAGTTGTCTTATAAGAATAATCACTTGATTTTTAAAGATGCCTCTCGGACAGAGTTAATTCATCTGTCCGAGATTGACATCTTGTTACTTGAGACGACAGATATTTTGCTCTCTACGATGCTGATGAAGCGTTTGGTGGATGAGAATATCTTAGTGATTTTCTGTGATGATAAACGCCTGCCAAAATCCATGCTTATGCCTTACTATGCTCGGCATGATTCGAGTCTGCAATTGGCAAAACAAGTTGCTTGGCTAGAAGAAGTTAAGGCCAGTGTGTGGACAGAAATCATCTCCCAGAAAATTCTAAACCAGAGTTATGTTTTAGGAGAATATGGCTTCTATGAGAAGTCAGAGTCGCTCATGCGATTGCATAGGGAGTTGGAAGTCTTTGATCCGACCAACCGAGAAGGACATGCGGCGAGGATTTACTTTAATCGTTTGTTTGGAAATGGTTTTTCGAGAGACGAGGATAACGATATTAATGCAGCACTTGATTACGGCTATACCTTATTATTGAGTTTGTTTGCGCGTGAGGTGGTTGTGACAGGCTGTATGACCCAGTTTGGTCTAAAACATGCCAATCAATTTAATCAATTCAATTTTGCTAGTGATATTATGGAGCCCTTTCGACCTATTATTGATCGAATAGTCTATGAGAATCGTACCTCTTCATTTGTGAAAATAAAACGAGAGTTGTTTGCTATCTTTTCAGAGACTTATGCCTATATGGGAAAAGAAATGTATCTCTCAAATATTGTCAGTGATTATACGAAAAAAGTTGTAAAAGCATTGAATAACAAAGGGAAAGGAGTTCCTGAGTTTAGGATATGA
- a CDS encoding DUF960 domain-containing protein: MAFTNTKGRYASFGIVTSLPDDIIDTFWYIIDNYLKGVFELEELLQFELLNNKGKLTFRFSEEHLDTQVSFDFTYPFDPFYPRQIFVTDNKGRETIMLSDEYFMI; the protein is encoded by the coding sequence ATGGCATTTACCAATACAAAAGGACGCTACGCTAGTTTTGGCATTGTTACAAGCTTGCCAGATGACATTATTGATACCTTCTGGTACATTATTGACAATTATTTAAAAGGGGTTTTCGAGTTGGAAGAACTTTTGCAGTTTGAACTTCTCAATAACAAAGGGAAACTAACTTTCCGATTTTCAGAAGAACATTTGGATACCCAAGTTTCCTTTGATTTCACCTATCCATTTGATCCTTTCTATCCGCGGCAAATTTTCGTGACTGACAATAAAGGGCGGGAAACGATTATGTTGTCAGATGAATATTTTATGATTTAA
- a CDS encoding cystathionine gamma-synthase, which produces MSDLLQLETILAQAGIRTDQATGALTTPLHFSTTYQHPEFGKSTGYDYTRTKNPTRDSLEHTLAAIEGAEYALATSSGMSAIVLAFSVFPVGSKVLAVRDLYGGSFRWFHQVEKEGRLQFIYANSEAELKDYLTEEIDVVYLETPTNPLMVEFDIKGIAELAHAKGAKVVVDNTFYSPIYQQPLKDGADIVLHSATKYLSGHNDVLAGAVMTNSSEMYEQLFYNLNTTGAVLSPFDSYLLLRGLKTLALRLERATENAQKIVAFLKENPHVKEVLYPGKGGMISVKLKDERKIPNFLNAIQVFTFAESLGGVESLVTYPTTQTHADIPAEVRHSYGLTDDLLRLSIGIEASQDLIADLAQALEG; this is translated from the coding sequence ATGAGTGATTTATTGCAGTTAGAGACGATTTTGGCACAGGCAGGGATTAGGACGGATCAGGCGACAGGGGCTTTGACGACGCCTTTACACTTTTCGACGACCTATCAGCATCCTGAGTTTGGTAAATCAACGGGTTATGACTATACACGTACGAAAAATCCGACGAGAGATAGTTTGGAGCATACGCTAGCAGCTATTGAAGGAGCAGAGTATGCCCTTGCGACTAGCTCAGGTATGAGTGCCATTGTGCTAGCTTTTAGTGTCTTTCCAGTGGGAAGTAAGGTACTGGCGGTACGGGATTTGTATGGTGGTAGTTTCCGATGGTTTCATCAAGTGGAAAAGGAAGGTCGTCTTCAGTTCATCTATGCTAACTCAGAAGCAGAGTTAAAGGATTATCTGACAGAAGAGATTGATGTGGTTTACCTTGAGACACCGACCAATCCTCTCATGGTGGAGTTTGATATTAAGGGTATTGCCGAGCTAGCTCATGCAAAGGGAGCAAAGGTGGTCGTGGATAATACGTTTTATAGCCCTATTTATCAGCAACCCTTAAAAGACGGTGCAGATATTGTATTGCATTCAGCGACCAAGTATTTATCTGGTCATAATGATGTGCTGGCAGGAGCTGTCATGACAAATTCTTCAGAAATGTATGAGCAGCTGTTTTACAATCTCAATACGACTGGAGCTGTCTTATCTCCCTTTGATAGTTACCTGTTGTTGCGAGGCTTAAAGACTCTTGCCTTGCGACTGGAGCGCGCGACCGAAAATGCTCAAAAGATTGTAGCATTTTTGAAAGAAAATCCTCATGTTAAAGAAGTTTTGTACCCTGGAAAAGGAGGTATGATTTCCGTTAAGCTAAAGGATGAAAGGAAGATTCCCAATTTTTTAAATGCTATTCAGGTCTTTACTTTTGCAGAAAGTCTAGGTGGGGTTGAGAGCTTGGTCACCTATCCAACGACTCAGACTCATGCAGATATTCCAGCAGAAGTACGTCATTCATACGGTCTAACAGACGACCTCTTACGCCTATCTATCGGCATTGAGGCAAGTCAAGATTTGATAGCAGATTTAGCACAAGCATTGGAGGGATAA
- the rlmD gene encoding 23S rRNA (uracil(1939)-C(5))-methyltransferase RlmD produces MNLHVKQKIPLKIKKMGINGEGIGFYKRTLVFVPGALKGEDVYCQITAVKRNFAEAKLLSVNKESKFRVTPACDIYEACGGCQIMHLQYKKQLEFKEDLLRQALKKFAPKGYESYEIRPTIGMQEPQYYRAKLQFQTRKVKGEVKAGLYAENSHYLVSLKNCLVQDKTTQAIVNKVAVLLGKYQLPIYDERKIAGVRTVMVRRSRKTGQVQMIFVTSKVLDFTPLVKDLVRDFPEIVTVAVNLQTSKSSEIYGEKTEIIWGQESIREGVLDYEFSLSPRAFYQLNPEQTEVLYGEAVKALAVHPDDHLIDAYCGVGTIGFAFAHQVKSLRGMDIIPEAIEDAKKNAKRLGLTNTHYETGLAEEIIPRWYARGYRADALIVDPPRTGLDDRLLDTILEYAPKKMVYVSCNVSTLARDLKRLTKVYQVDYIQSVDMFPHTARTEAVVKLSKR; encoded by the coding sequence ATGAACTTACATGTGAAACAAAAAATTCCTTTAAAAATCAAAAAAATGGGTATTAACGGTGAAGGTATCGGATTTTACAAGCGAACCTTAGTCTTTGTGCCTGGGGCTTTAAAGGGCGAGGATGTTTATTGCCAGATAACGGCTGTCAAGCGAAATTTTGCAGAGGCAAAACTCCTTTCGGTTAACAAAGAATCAAAATTTCGTGTGACCCCTGCCTGCGATATCTATGAGGCTTGTGGTGGTTGCCAAATCATGCATTTGCAGTATAAAAAGCAGCTGGAATTTAAAGAGGATTTACTTCGTCAAGCCTTGAAAAAATTTGCTCCTAAAGGCTATGAATCTTATGAGATTAGACCGACCATTGGGATGCAAGAGCCCCAGTATTATCGGGCAAAATTGCAGTTTCAAACGCGGAAAGTTAAGGGTGAGGTGAAAGCAGGACTTTATGCTGAAAACTCTCATTACTTGGTATCGCTGAAAAACTGCTTGGTTCAAGATAAGACAACGCAGGCGATTGTTAATAAAGTGGCTGTGCTCTTGGGGAAATATCAACTGCCGATTTATGATGAGAGAAAGATTGCAGGGGTGCGGACAGTGATGGTGCGCAGAAGTCGTAAGACTGGTCAGGTACAGATGATTTTTGTGACGAGTAAAGTCTTGGATTTTACACCATTAGTCAAGGATTTGGTACGAGATTTTCCAGAAATTGTGACAGTAGCTGTCAATCTGCAAACGTCGAAATCGAGCGAAATTTATGGTGAGAAAACGGAGATTATTTGGGGGCAAGAGAGTATTCGTGAGGGTGTTTTAGATTATGAATTTTCTCTTTCGCCACGCGCTTTTTACCAACTTAATCCAGAACAGACCGAAGTTCTATATGGAGAGGCGGTTAAAGCTTTGGCTGTGCACCCAGATGATCATTTGATCGATGCTTACTGTGGAGTGGGGACGATTGGCTTTGCCTTTGCTCATCAGGTGAAGAGCTTGCGGGGTATGGATATTATTCCTGAAGCCATCGAAGATGCTAAGAAAAATGCTAAGCGTTTGGGTTTGACCAATACTCACTACGAAACAGGTTTGGCAGAGGAGATTATTCCACGCTGGTATGCTAGAGGCTATCGAGCAGATGCCTTGATTGTTGACCCACCGCGGACAGGCTTGGATGATCGGTTATTAGATACGATTTTGGAATATGCACCTAAAAAAATGGTCTATGTCTCTTGTAATGTTTCTACTTTGGCAAGAGATTTAAAGCGCTTGACCAAGGTGTACCAAGTGGACTATATCCAGTCTGTGGATATGTTTCCGCATACTGCAAGGACAGAAGCAGTCGTAAAATTGTCCAAACGATGA
- the cas2 gene encoding CRISPR-associated endonuclease Cas2: MSYRYMRMILMFDMPTDTADERKAYRKFRKFLLSEGFLMHQFSVYSKLLLNGTANQAMLGRLRENNPQKGHITLLTVTEKQFARMIYLHGEKDTSIANTEDRIVFLGEDYRGEA, encoded by the coding sequence ATGAGTTATCGATATATGCGGATGATATTAATGTTTGATATGCCAACAGATACAGCTGATGAGCGAAAGGCTTATCGGAAATTTCGAAAATTTTTATTGAGTGAAGGCTTTCTCATGCATCAATTTTCGGTTTATAGTAAGCTACTTTTAAATGGAACTGCTAATCAGGCTATGCTTGGGCGATTGAGAGAAAATAATCCACAAAAGGGGCATATTACTTTATTGACGGTGACCGAAAAACAGTTTGCTAGAATGATTTACTTACATGGTGAAAAAGATACAAGTATTGCAAACACGGAGGATCGAATCGTTTTTTTAGGGGAGGATTATCGTGGTGAAGCTTAA